One window of the Pieris brassicae chromosome 2, ilPieBrab1.1, whole genome shotgun sequence genome contains the following:
- the LOC123719933 gene encoding protein amalgam-like — MELRRLSICIAFFVFACVSQCSEARHSMYSREVEDINYDDVLADEASDDEAQNDADGGNDADEDVEDAVIVTQATNYSVIIGKTVRLECKVEPADGVVVQWTRNNAKFFIGTMKPTEQDLETISGQKRFFIAANSTDLLIKDIQFEDSGFYKCEILQANPPSIQHHIAILESAKIIRFYASDNGVVREGKDLLLTCEVSGSPPPQILWSWGGIDGNQNQRLSEKDGEFTANSVLLRDVKHESSGKYYCYVFNNLAHAQAELTVNVLRKPRVHVHRTVINSDINVEAVLQCSIHDELASHIRWYKDGRPVSDSSSQYIISTEAQHSNLTVVPTSDQDFGTFTCEAENQNGKHNRSIELVQSPVVESFSNDGPKLTWTIHSHQPLEEIELQLRDLNGEGEWRTVSVPLPDRRHHEYEMIYSLEDAEIDAGKYEATLKVKNNKSWSEHSNPTIVDIEAQAQYIRPASVYLPGSGHSIRPTYIIFPLIYLLVRL; from the exons aaGCGCGCCACTCCATGTACAGCCGTGAGGTGGAAGACATCAACTATGACGATGTACTGGCTGACGAAGCGAGCGATGATGAAGCGCAAAATGATGCTGATGGAG GAAACGATGCCGATGAAGATGTGGAAGATGCAGTCATTGTCACTCAAGCGACTAACTACAGTGTTATCATTGGAAAAACGGTCAGATTGGAATGCAAAGTTGAACCAGCCG atgGTGTTGTTGTTCAATGGACAAGGAATAATGCAAAATTCTTTATCGGTACCATGAAACCCACAGAACAGGATTTAGAGACTATCTCAGGACAAAAGAGATTCTTTAT TGCGGCGAACTCCACTGACCTCCTCATAAAAGACATACAATTTGAGGACAGCGGTTTTTACAAGTGTGAGATACTTCAGGCCAATCCACCCTCTATTCAACACCACATTGCTATTCTGGAGTCAGCAAAAATTATTC GCTTTTACGCATCAGACAACGGCGTCGTAAGAGAAGGGAAGGACCTCCTCCTCACTTGTGAGGTCTCAGGGTCTCCTCCTCCACAGATCCTCTGGTCTTGGGGTGGTATTGATGGG AACCAAAACCAACGTTTATCAGAAAAAGACGGAGAATTCACGGCGAACAGTGTACTCCTACGAGATGTAAAGCACGAAAGCTCAGGGAAATATTACTGCTATGTATTCAACAATCTTGCTCACGCGCAGGCAGAGCTCACCGTCAATGTTTTAC GCAAACCTAGAGTCCATGTACACAGAACTGTCATTAACTCTGACATCAACGTTGAAGCTGTGCTGCAGTGCTCCATCCATGATGAACTggc TTCTCACATCCGCTGGTACAAAGACGGCAGACCAGTCAGTGACTCCTCTAGCCAGTACATCATCAGCACTGAAGCCCAGCACTCCAACTTGACCGTCGTTCCGACATCTGATCAAGACTTCGGTACTTTTACTTGTGAA GCGGAAAATCAGAACGGCAAGCACAACAGGTCCATCGAGCTCGTACAGAGTCCGGTAGTCGAAAGTTTCAGCAATGACGGACCAAAACTTACTTGGACTATCCACTCTCACCAGCCGTTAGAAGAAATTGAACTACAACTGAGGGATTTGAACGGG GAAGGAGAATGGAGGACTGTCAGTGTCCCACTTCCCGATCGGAGGCATCACGAGTACGAGATGATCTACTCTCTAGAGGATGCTGAAATTGACGCCGGCAAATATGAGGCCACACTCAAAGTGAAGAATAACAAGAGTTGGAGCGAACACAGCAACCCCACCATTGTTGATATCG aAGCGCAAGCGCAGTACATCAGACCGGCTTCAG TATACCTACCTGGAAGTGGCCATTCCATCAGACCCACGTATATCATTTTTCCCCTCATCTACTTGTTGGTGCGACTCTAA